One window from the genome of Crassostrea angulata isolate pt1a10 chromosome 2, ASM2561291v2, whole genome shotgun sequence encodes:
- the LOC128170516 gene encoding multiple epidermal growth factor-like domains protein 10 isoform X1, with translation MAAVFLCIVIYLLTCCSAYVNLALRKPAFEDNIYIHANVTAGNAVDGRKSNLRGTGGECSMSTEKKRTATWWVNLTSTRSIHDIRIYYMTDNVPWDASNKYTARFLGFSIYISNTTKLSDGKLCYKDTYFTRRTIPAVFNTTCFVHGQYVIYYNERLPGVTYPSDYSEYAFSDLCEVEVYGCPTLGYYGINCTTPCPDVNCGYCHIQTGTCQGGCKPGYKGHQCELECDNRKYGDACQKSCGQCVNKTQCDNVIGTCLQGCEAGYKGQMCDQECTDGFFGRNCQEKCNETCLSCNMFNGVCDKGCRPGWEGNYCQSACQDGKYGFECKEKCSPFCFRSGICLPKTGACLDGCKKGWTGDECFEVSVQDDGNTSTNLSVIGIAALSVAILSIMINAVQLLYKLLLRRQKNKRNRNKTYEQSKSEHVFTPDISGYDSLVISRPEDNYQELNTVTADR, from the exons ATGGCGGCAGTGTTTCTTTGTATTGTAATATACCTGTTGACATGTTGTTCTGCTTACG TTAATTTGGCTCTACGCAAACCAGCATTTGAGGACAATATATACATCCATGCTAACGTAACTGCCGGCAATGCTGTGGATGGACGCAAATCAAACTTGCGAGGTACTGGAGGAGAGTGTTCAATGTCAACTGAGAAAAAACGCACCGCTACCTGGTGGGTAAATCTTACTAGTACCCGCAGCATCCACGACATCCGGATCTATTACATGACGGACAATGTACCTTGGG atGCATCAAACAAATATACAGCGAGGTTTCTGGGATTTTCTATATACATTTCAAACACAACTAAATTGTCAGATGGAAAACTTTGCTATAAAGACACCTACTTCACAAGAAGAACGATACCAGCTGTCTTTAACACCACCTGCTTTGTTCATGGTCAAtacgtcatctactacaacgagAGACTACCAGGAGTTACCTATCCTAGTGATTATTCTGAATACGCCTTTAGCGACCTCTGTGAAGTTGAAGTCTATG GATGTCCAACACTTGGTTACTATGGTATCAATTGCACTACCCCCTGTCCTGACGTCAACTGTGGATACTGTCACATCCAGACTGGCACCTGTCAGGGGGGATGTAAGCCTGGGTACAAGGGACACCAGTGTGAATTGG AATGTGACAATAGAAAATATGGAGACGCATGCCAAAAGAGTTGTGGACAATGTGTAAACAAGACACAATGTGACAACGTGATCGGGACTTGCTTACAGGGGTGTGAGGCGGGGTACAAAGGTCAAATGTGTGATCAAG aatgCACTGATGGCTTTTTTGGCCGTAATTGTCAAGAAAAATGCAATGAAACTTGTCTAAGCTGTAACATGTTTAATGGTGTCTGCGATAAAGGATGTCGTCCCGGATGGGAAGGAAATTATTGTCAATCTG cTTGTCAAGACGGGAAATATGGATTTGAATGTAAGGAAAAGTGTAGTCCATTTTGTTTTCGGTCTGGAATATGCCTTCCTAAAACCGGTGCATGTTTGGATGGTTGCAAAAAGGGATGGACAGGAGACGAGTGCTTTGAAG TTTCAGTTCAAGATGACGGAAACACGTCTACAAACCTGTCTGTTATAGGCATAGCAGCTCTCTCTGTCGCAATTTTATCCATCATGATTAACGCCGTTCAGCTACTCTACAAACTTCTACTGcg AAGACAGAAAAACAAGCGAAACAGGAACAAAACATATGAACAGTCCAAAAGTGAACACGTTTTTACACCGGATATAAGTGGATACGATTCGCTAGTTATTAGCAGACCCGAGGACAACTACCAGGAATTAAACACAGTCACTGCCGATCGATGA
- the LOC128170516 gene encoding multiple epidermal growth factor-like domains protein 11 isoform X2 — translation MAAVFLCIVIYLLTCCSAYVNLALRKPAFEDNIYIHANVTAGNAVDGRKSNLRGTGGECSMSTEKKRTATWWVNLTSTRSIHDIRIYYMTDNVPWDASNKYTARFLGFSIYISNTTKLSDGKLCYKDTYFTRRTIPAVFNTTCFVHGQYVIYYNERLPGVTYPSDYSEYAFSDLCEVEVYGCPTLGYYGINCTTPCPDVNCGYCHIQTGTCQGGCKPGYKGHQCELECDNRKYGDACQKSCGQCVNKTQCDNVIGTCLQGCEAGYKGQMCDQECTDGFFGRNCQEKCNETCLSCNMFNGVCDKGCRPGWEGNYCQSACQDGKYGFECKEKCSPFCFRSGICLPKTGACLDGCKKGWTGDECFEVSVQDDGNTSTNLSVIGIAALSVAILSIMINAVQLLYKLLLRQKNKRNRNKTYEQSKSEHVFTPDISGYDSLVISRPEDNYQELNTVTADR, via the exons ATGGCGGCAGTGTTTCTTTGTATTGTAATATACCTGTTGACATGTTGTTCTGCTTACG TTAATTTGGCTCTACGCAAACCAGCATTTGAGGACAATATATACATCCATGCTAACGTAACTGCCGGCAATGCTGTGGATGGACGCAAATCAAACTTGCGAGGTACTGGAGGAGAGTGTTCAATGTCAACTGAGAAAAAACGCACCGCTACCTGGTGGGTAAATCTTACTAGTACCCGCAGCATCCACGACATCCGGATCTATTACATGACGGACAATGTACCTTGGG atGCATCAAACAAATATACAGCGAGGTTTCTGGGATTTTCTATATACATTTCAAACACAACTAAATTGTCAGATGGAAAACTTTGCTATAAAGACACCTACTTCACAAGAAGAACGATACCAGCTGTCTTTAACACCACCTGCTTTGTTCATGGTCAAtacgtcatctactacaacgagAGACTACCAGGAGTTACCTATCCTAGTGATTATTCTGAATACGCCTTTAGCGACCTCTGTGAAGTTGAAGTCTATG GATGTCCAACACTTGGTTACTATGGTATCAATTGCACTACCCCCTGTCCTGACGTCAACTGTGGATACTGTCACATCCAGACTGGCACCTGTCAGGGGGGATGTAAGCCTGGGTACAAGGGACACCAGTGTGAATTGG AATGTGACAATAGAAAATATGGAGACGCATGCCAAAAGAGTTGTGGACAATGTGTAAACAAGACACAATGTGACAACGTGATCGGGACTTGCTTACAGGGGTGTGAGGCGGGGTACAAAGGTCAAATGTGTGATCAAG aatgCACTGATGGCTTTTTTGGCCGTAATTGTCAAGAAAAATGCAATGAAACTTGTCTAAGCTGTAACATGTTTAATGGTGTCTGCGATAAAGGATGTCGTCCCGGATGGGAAGGAAATTATTGTCAATCTG cTTGTCAAGACGGGAAATATGGATTTGAATGTAAGGAAAAGTGTAGTCCATTTTGTTTTCGGTCTGGAATATGCCTTCCTAAAACCGGTGCATGTTTGGATGGTTGCAAAAAGGGATGGACAGGAGACGAGTGCTTTGAAG TTTCAGTTCAAGATGACGGAAACACGTCTACAAACCTGTCTGTTATAGGCATAGCAGCTCTCTCTGTCGCAATTTTATCCATCATGATTAACGCCGTTCAGCTACTCTACAAACTTCTACTGcg ACAGAAAAACAAGCGAAACAGGAACAAAACATATGAACAGTCCAAAAGTGAACACGTTTTTACACCGGATATAAGTGGATACGATTCGCTAGTTATTAGCAGACCCGAGGACAACTACCAGGAATTAAACACAGTCACTGCCGATCGATGA
- the LOC128170516 gene encoding multiple epidermal growth factor-like domains protein 10 isoform X3 yields the protein MAAVFLCIVIYLLTCCSAYVNLALRKPAFEDNIYIHANVTAGNAVDGRKSNLRGTGGECSMSTEKKRTATWWVNLTSTRSIHDIRIYYMTDNVPWDASNKYTARFLGFSIYISNTTKLSDGKLCYKDTYFTRRTIPAVFNTTCFVHGQYVIYYNERLPGVTYPSDYSEYAFSDLCEVEVYGCPTLGYYGINCTTPCPDVNCGYCHIQTGTCQGGCKPGYKGHQCELECDNRKYGDACQKSCGQCVNKTQCDNVIGTCLQGCEAGYKGQMCDQECTDGFFGRNCQEKCNETCLSCNMFNGVCDKGCRPGWEGNYCQSVSVQDDGNTSTNLSVIGIAALSVAILSIMINAVQLLYKLLLRRQKNKRNRNKTYEQSKSEHVFTPDISGYDSLVISRPEDNYQELNTVTADR from the exons ATGGCGGCAGTGTTTCTTTGTATTGTAATATACCTGTTGACATGTTGTTCTGCTTACG TTAATTTGGCTCTACGCAAACCAGCATTTGAGGACAATATATACATCCATGCTAACGTAACTGCCGGCAATGCTGTGGATGGACGCAAATCAAACTTGCGAGGTACTGGAGGAGAGTGTTCAATGTCAACTGAGAAAAAACGCACCGCTACCTGGTGGGTAAATCTTACTAGTACCCGCAGCATCCACGACATCCGGATCTATTACATGACGGACAATGTACCTTGGG atGCATCAAACAAATATACAGCGAGGTTTCTGGGATTTTCTATATACATTTCAAACACAACTAAATTGTCAGATGGAAAACTTTGCTATAAAGACACCTACTTCACAAGAAGAACGATACCAGCTGTCTTTAACACCACCTGCTTTGTTCATGGTCAAtacgtcatctactacaacgagAGACTACCAGGAGTTACCTATCCTAGTGATTATTCTGAATACGCCTTTAGCGACCTCTGTGAAGTTGAAGTCTATG GATGTCCAACACTTGGTTACTATGGTATCAATTGCACTACCCCCTGTCCTGACGTCAACTGTGGATACTGTCACATCCAGACTGGCACCTGTCAGGGGGGATGTAAGCCTGGGTACAAGGGACACCAGTGTGAATTGG AATGTGACAATAGAAAATATGGAGACGCATGCCAAAAGAGTTGTGGACAATGTGTAAACAAGACACAATGTGACAACGTGATCGGGACTTGCTTACAGGGGTGTGAGGCGGGGTACAAAGGTCAAATGTGTGATCAAG aatgCACTGATGGCTTTTTTGGCCGTAATTGTCAAGAAAAATGCAATGAAACTTGTCTAAGCTGTAACATGTTTAATGGTGTCTGCGATAAAGGATGTCGTCCCGGATGGGAAGGAAATTATTGTCAATCTG TTTCAGTTCAAGATGACGGAAACACGTCTACAAACCTGTCTGTTATAGGCATAGCAGCTCTCTCTGTCGCAATTTTATCCATCATGATTAACGCCGTTCAGCTACTCTACAAACTTCTACTGcg AAGACAGAAAAACAAGCGAAACAGGAACAAAACATATGAACAGTCCAAAAGTGAACACGTTTTTACACCGGATATAAGTGGATACGATTCGCTAGTTATTAGCAGACCCGAGGACAACTACCAGGAATTAAACACAGTCACTGCCGATCGATGA